A window of Photobacterium toruni genomic DNA:
AGCGCAGGATTGACGACGGTTAAGCCACTGACAATTGCGATTACTGCAGCAAAACTACTACCAGCACTAATACCTAATATATCTGGGCTCGCAAGGGGGTTTCTAAATAGACCTTGGCTGCATGCCCCTGCTAATGCTAACGCACTACCTGCTAATATTGCAGCACAAGCACGAGGTAAACGGATCTGTAAAATAATGGCAGAGGCTAAAGGGTGTTGTTGCTGAGCTAATGTTTCACCTCCCTGAACATAACTGGCCAGCATGGCTAAAATATCATGCATAGGAATAGCGACCGATCCGAGGCTTAAATAAATCATGAGCAATACCAGTAATGTGGTAATGGCTAATATAGCTTGAACAGGTTTAATGTATTGATGGACGAACATGAGACTGATAAACCTTATGATTAAGGTAGATGATAGCATCGGCAATATACTGGCTATCAGTTGAACGGAGTGCGTGCGGTAAGCTAATAACGCGTCGATCTCGAATGGCGGTTAATGTTTGCAGTGCCGGATCGTGTAATAGCTGTTGTTTAAAGCCACTGTTATCTTCACCTGGAATGATAATCACATCTGGGTTTAGCGCTAGCAGTTGTTCTTTTGCTATCGGAACTTGACCAAATTTATCACCATTGGTATTGGCTATGACATTATTAAGCTGAGCATGTTTGATAATCGTATTAATTGTAGAGTTCTGATTGCTAGATGCGCCCCACGGAGTGTATTCAATAGCCGTTAACTTGTGCTGTGGAATAATAACCTGTTGTTGAAGTTTGGTGTTCATCTGCTCAACCAGAGCAGTAGCAGCGGCATTTTTATTAACCAGTTTTCCGACTAATAAAATGTTTTTTTCAATATTTTTGAGGCTATAAACGCTTTTAATGACGACAACATTAATACCTGCCGCACGGAGTTGGGCTATTTTGGGACCGTCACTCCAACTTGCGACTAATACTAAATCAGGGTGCTCAGCAATAATACGTTCCACATTGAGATCACGGAGCGGTAATGTATCTGGAATTTTATCAGCAATGATTGAGTAAGTAGGGTCCTTACTTAATCGACTTAAACTGGTAATGTTTTTTAGTGGTAATAGTGCCATTAATACTTGATCACTGAACATGCTTTTAGAGTCAATTTGCGTCGGCATGGTGGTTAAAGTCAGTGGGTGCTGGCTGGCATCGGTGATGGTGAGCGGGTATGAGGTTTGCGCACTGAAACAGACTGTGCTGGTGCATAGACAGCCTATAAAAAATAAATGTTTAAGTCGTGAGTACATAATTTTCCATATGCTGCTAGTCGTGGGCCTGCATCATCCTTGGCAAGCAAATTTTGCGGACATAGTTAGTGATTTTTTGAGCGCTGTCAATGACCGTCTTCTGTTAGAATCGCGCTTATTTGATAAGGAATAACACGGCTATGGTTTTAAAATTTTCGGGTGATATTGATGAGCTAGCTTATCCCTTTATTTTTGAAGATTCTTCGTTATGTGATTTTGAAATTCTTACCGATGAATTATGTACGTATGTGG
This region includes:
- a CDS encoding ABC transporter substrate-binding protein, which produces MYSRLKHLFFIGCLCTSTVCFSAQTSYPLTITDASQHPLTLTTMPTQIDSKSMFSDQVLMALLPLKNITSLSRLSKDPTYSIIADKIPDTLPLRDLNVERIIAEHPDLVLVASWSDGPKIAQLRAAGINVVVIKSVYSLKNIEKNILLVGKLVNKNAAATALVEQMNTKLQQQVIIPQHKLTAIEYTPWGASSNQNSTINTIIKHAQLNNVIANTNGDKFGQVPIAKEQLLALNPDVIIIPGEDNSGFKQQLLHDPALQTLTAIRDRRVISLPHALRSTDSQYIADAIIYLNHKVYQSHVRPSIH